The Panicum virgatum strain AP13 chromosome 5K, P.virgatum_v5, whole genome shotgun sequence genome has a window encoding:
- the LOC120707239 gene encoding protein PIGMENT DEFECTIVE 338, chloroplastic-like isoform X5 yields the protein MPAPGWTRMPPAQSPGCTTPSRGISRSGSWSPAPRRASTSRSAPTTSPRCSPKSSSRSTAVAVASRHERPRLGQGAWGSWRAPPWTRRRPGSIIAGAGHWWRPARWCSRRCSAGRSVGGRCCRRDGSSDASRGTAPGRQIMQLDEPIEVKIYEWNTGGLLTRIEGLRAFLPKVELMDRIGTFTDLKNKVGCSIRVCIARLDEETNDLIISEKKAWEMTYLREGTLLQGSVRKIFPYGAQVRIAGTNRSGLLHISNISRGRVLSVNGVLKIDDEVKVLVIKSNVPDKIALSIADLESAPGLFLSDREKVFSEAEEMAKRYREQLPVISQNTMLDDSLPGETLPFDDEAKLYANWKWFKFLHHNKPGDNSSRDLP from the exons ATGCCAGCCCCGGGCTGGACTCGGATGCCGCCGGCGCAGAGTCCAGGCTGTACGACCCCGAGCCGGGGGATTTCGCGGTCGGGGTCGTGGTCTCCGGCACCGAGGCGCGCCTCGACGTCGCGGTCGGCGCCGACCACCTCGCCACGCTGCTCGCCAAAGAGCTCCTCCCGCTCgaccgcggtggcggtggcttcGCGGCACGAGCGGCCTCGCCTCGGCCAGGGAGCGTGGGGGTCGTGGCGAGCCCCGCCGTGGACGAGGAGGCGACCAGGAAGCATAATCGCGGGAGCAGGGCACTGGTGGCGCCCGGCACGGTGGTGTTCGCGGAGGTGCTCGGCCGGACGCTCAGTGGGCGGCCGCTGCTGTCGGCGCGACGGCTCTTCCGACGCCTCGCGTGGCACCGCGCCAGGCAG ACAGATTATGCAACTCGATGAGCCAATTGAGGTTAAAATTTACGAGTGGAACACCGGGGGTCTACTGACAAGAATCGAG GGGCTGAGAGCATTCCTTCCTAAAGTTGAGCTTATGGACAGGATAGGTACATTTACAGACTTGAAAAACAAA GTTGGCTGCAGCATTCGTGTGTGCATTGCAAGGCTCGATGAAGAAACTAATGACCTGATAATTAGTGAGAAGAAAGCATGG GAAATGACTTATCTTAGAGAAGGAACTCTCCTACAAGGAAGTGTTCGCAAAATTTTTCCATATGGTGCACAAGTTAGGATTGCTGGGACAAACAGAAG TGGATTATTGCACATATCAAACATTAGTAGAGGTCGTGTTTTGTCAGTAAACGGCGTCCTAAAGATAGATGACGAGGTAAAAGTTCTCGTGATCAAGTCAAATGTCCCAGACAAAATCGCACTGAG CATAGCGGACCTTGAGAGTGCACCTGGTTTATTTCTTTCAGACAGAGAG AAAGTGTTCTCAGAAGCTGAGGAAATGGCGAAGAGATACAGGGAGCAACTTCCAGTTATATCTCAGAACACCATGTTAGATGATAGCCTTCCAGGAGAAACGCTACCATTTGATGACGAAGCTAAACTGTACGCGAACTGGAAATGGTTCAAATTTCTGCATCATAACAAACCTGGTGACAACAGCAGCAGGGATCTGCCATAG
- the LOC120707239 gene encoding protein PIGMENT DEFECTIVE 338, chloroplastic-like isoform X4: MPPPSPSPAPPCRGLLPPLSKPQPMLAVAAKSLASRQAKVKARARAQPVALARSTSIDDALAAGFVSLLNASPGLDSDAAGAESRLYDPEPGDFAVGVVVSGTEARLDVAVGADHLATLLAKELLPLDRGGGGFAARAASPRPGSVGVVASPAVDEEATRKHNRGSRALVAPGTVVFAEVLGRTLSGRPLLSARRLFRRLAWHRARQIMQLDEPIEVKIYEWNTGGLLTRIEVGCSIRVCIARLDEETNDLIISEKKAWEMTYLREGTLLQGSVRKIFPYGAQVRIAGTNRSGLLHISNISRGRVLSVNGVLKIDDEVKVLVIKSNVPDKIALSIADLESAPGLFLSDREKVFSEAEEMAKRYREQLPVISQNTMLDDSLPGETLPFDDEAKLYANWKWFKFLHHNKPGDNSSRDLP, encoded by the exons atgccgccgccgtcgccgtcgccggcgccgccgtgtcGGGGCCTCCTCCCGCCCCTCTCTAAGCCGCAGCCCATGCTAGCCGTTGCCGCCAAATCCTTAGCCTCGAGGCAGGCCAAGGTCAAGGCCCGAGCGCGAGCTCAGCCGGTCGCGCTCGCCAGGTCCACGAGCATCGAcgacgcgctcgccgccggcttcGTCAGCCTCCTGAATGCCAGCCCCGGGCTGGACTCGGATGCCGCCGGCGCAGAGTCCAGGCTGTACGACCCCGAGCCGGGGGATTTCGCGGTCGGGGTCGTGGTCTCCGGCACCGAGGCGCGCCTCGACGTCGCGGTCGGCGCCGACCACCTCGCCACGCTGCTCGCCAAAGAGCTCCTCCCGCTCgaccgcggtggcggtggcttcGCGGCACGAGCGGCCTCGCCTCGGCCAGGGAGCGTGGGGGTCGTGGCGAGCCCCGCCGTGGACGAGGAGGCGACCAGGAAGCATAATCGCGGGAGCAGGGCACTGGTGGCGCCCGGCACGGTGGTGTTCGCGGAGGTGCTCGGCCGGACGCTCAGTGGGCGGCCGCTGCTGTCGGCGCGACGGCTCTTCCGACGCCTCGCGTGGCACCGCGCCAGGCAG ATTATGCAACTCGATGAGCCAATTGAGGTTAAAATTTACGAGTGGAACACCGGGGGTCTACTGACAAGAATCGAG GTTGGCTGCAGCATTCGTGTGTGCATTGCAAGGCTCGATGAAGAAACTAATGACCTGATAATTAGTGAGAAGAAAGCATGG GAAATGACTTATCTTAGAGAAGGAACTCTCCTACAAGGAAGTGTTCGCAAAATTTTTCCATATGGTGCACAAGTTAGGATTGCTGGGACAAACAGAAG TGGATTATTGCACATATCAAACATTAGTAGAGGTCGTGTTTTGTCAGTAAACGGCGTCCTAAAGATAGATGACGAGGTAAAAGTTCTCGTGATCAAGTCAAATGTCCCAGACAAAATCGCACTGAG CATAGCGGACCTTGAGAGTGCACCTGGTTTATTTCTTTCAGACAGAGAG AAAGTGTTCTCAGAAGCTGAGGAAATGGCGAAGAGATACAGGGAGCAACTTCCAGTTATATCTCAGAACACCATGTTAGATGATAGCCTTCCAGGAGAAACGCTACCATTTGATGACGAAGCTAAACTGTACGCGAACTGGAAATGGTTCAAATTTCTGCATCATAACAAACCTGGTGACAACAGCAGCAGGGATCTGCCATAG
- the LOC120707239 gene encoding protein PIGMENT DEFECTIVE 338, chloroplastic-like isoform X2: MPPPSPSPAPPCRGLLPPLSKPQPMLAVAAKSLASRQAKVKARARAQPVALARSTSIDDALAAGFVSLLNASPGLDSDAAGAESRLYDPEPGDFAVGVVVSGTEARLDVAVGADHLATLLAKELLPLDRGGGGFAARAASPRPGSVGVVASPAVDEEATRKHNRGSRALVAPGTVVFAEVLGRTLSGRPLLSARRLFRRLAWHRARQIMQLDEPIEVKIYEWNTGGLLTRIEGLRAFLPKVELMDRIGTFTDLKNKVGCSIRVCIARLDEETNDLIISEKKAWEMTYLREGTLLQGSVRKIFPYGAQVRIAGTNRSGLLHISNISRGRVLSVNGVLKIDDEVKVLVIKSNVPDKIALSIADLESAPGLFLSDREKVFSEAEEMAKRYREQLPVISQNTMLDDSLPGETLPFDDEAKLYANWKWFKFLHHNKPGDNSSRDLP; this comes from the exons atgccgccgccgtcgccgtcgccggcgccgccgtgtcGGGGCCTCCTCCCGCCCCTCTCTAAGCCGCAGCCCATGCTAGCCGTTGCCGCCAAATCCTTAGCCTCGAGGCAGGCCAAGGTCAAGGCCCGAGCGCGAGCTCAGCCGGTCGCGCTCGCCAGGTCCACGAGCATCGAcgacgcgctcgccgccggcttcGTCAGCCTCCTGAATGCCAGCCCCGGGCTGGACTCGGATGCCGCCGGCGCAGAGTCCAGGCTGTACGACCCCGAGCCGGGGGATTTCGCGGTCGGGGTCGTGGTCTCCGGCACCGAGGCGCGCCTCGACGTCGCGGTCGGCGCCGACCACCTCGCCACGCTGCTCGCCAAAGAGCTCCTCCCGCTCgaccgcggtggcggtggcttcGCGGCACGAGCGGCCTCGCCTCGGCCAGGGAGCGTGGGGGTCGTGGCGAGCCCCGCCGTGGACGAGGAGGCGACCAGGAAGCATAATCGCGGGAGCAGGGCACTGGTGGCGCCCGGCACGGTGGTGTTCGCGGAGGTGCTCGGCCGGACGCTCAGTGGGCGGCCGCTGCTGTCGGCGCGACGGCTCTTCCGACGCCTCGCGTGGCACCGCGCCAGGCAG ATTATGCAACTCGATGAGCCAATTGAGGTTAAAATTTACGAGTGGAACACCGGGGGTCTACTGACAAGAATCGAG GGGCTGAGAGCATTCCTTCCTAAAGTTGAGCTTATGGACAGGATAGGTACATTTACAGACTTGAAAAACAAA GTTGGCTGCAGCATTCGTGTGTGCATTGCAAGGCTCGATGAAGAAACTAATGACCTGATAATTAGTGAGAAGAAAGCATGG GAAATGACTTATCTTAGAGAAGGAACTCTCCTACAAGGAAGTGTTCGCAAAATTTTTCCATATGGTGCACAAGTTAGGATTGCTGGGACAAACAGAAG TGGATTATTGCACATATCAAACATTAGTAGAGGTCGTGTTTTGTCAGTAAACGGCGTCCTAAAGATAGATGACGAGGTAAAAGTTCTCGTGATCAAGTCAAATGTCCCAGACAAAATCGCACTGAG CATAGCGGACCTTGAGAGTGCACCTGGTTTATTTCTTTCAGACAGAGAG AAAGTGTTCTCAGAAGCTGAGGAAATGGCGAAGAGATACAGGGAGCAACTTCCAGTTATATCTCAGAACACCATGTTAGATGATAGCCTTCCAGGAGAAACGCTACCATTTGATGACGAAGCTAAACTGTACGCGAACTGGAAATGGTTCAAATTTCTGCATCATAACAAACCTGGTGACAACAGCAGCAGGGATCTGCCATAG
- the LOC120707239 gene encoding protein PIGMENT DEFECTIVE 338, chloroplastic-like isoform X3 gives MPPPSPSPAPPCRGLLPPLSKPQPMLAVAAKSLASRQAKVKARARAQPVALARSTSIDDALAAGFVSLLNASPGLDSDAAGAESRLYDPEPGDFAVGVVVSGTEARLDVAVGADHLATLLAKELLPLDRGGGGFAARAASPRPGSVGVVASPAVDEEATRKHNRGSRALVAPGTVVFAEVLGRTLSGRPLLSARRLFRRLAWHRARQIMQLDEPIEVKIYEWNTGGLLTRIEVGCSIRVCIARLDEETNDLIISEKKAWEMTYLREGTLLQGSVRKIFPYGAQVRIAGTNRSGLLHISNISRGRVLSVNGVLKIDDEVKVLVIKSNVPDKIALSIADLESAPGLFLSDREKVFSEAEEMAKRYREQLPVISQNTMLDDSLPGETLPFDDEAKLYANWKWFKFLHHNKPGDNSSRDLP, from the exons atgccgccgccgtcgccgtcgccggcgccgccgtgtcGGGGCCTCCTCCCGCCCCTCTCTAAGCCGCAGCCCATGCTAGCCGTTGCCGCCAAATCCTTAGCCTCGAGGCAGGCCAAGGTCAAGGCCCGAGCGCGAGCTCAGCCGGTCGCGCTCGCCAGGTCCACGAGCATCGAcgacgcgctcgccgccggcttcGTCAGCCTCCTGAATGCCAGCCCCGGGCTGGACTCGGATGCCGCCGGCGCAGAGTCCAGGCTGTACGACCCCGAGCCGGGGGATTTCGCGGTCGGGGTCGTGGTCTCCGGCACCGAGGCGCGCCTCGACGTCGCGGTCGGCGCCGACCACCTCGCCACGCTGCTCGCCAAAGAGCTCCTCCCGCTCgaccgcggtggcggtggcttcGCGGCACGAGCGGCCTCGCCTCGGCCAGGGAGCGTGGGGGTCGTGGCGAGCCCCGCCGTGGACGAGGAGGCGACCAGGAAGCATAATCGCGGGAGCAGGGCACTGGTGGCGCCCGGCACGGTGGTGTTCGCGGAGGTGCTCGGCCGGACGCTCAGTGGGCGGCCGCTGCTGTCGGCGCGACGGCTCTTCCGACGCCTCGCGTGGCACCGCGCCAG ACAGATTATGCAACTCGATGAGCCAATTGAGGTTAAAATTTACGAGTGGAACACCGGGGGTCTACTGACAAGAATCGAG GTTGGCTGCAGCATTCGTGTGTGCATTGCAAGGCTCGATGAAGAAACTAATGACCTGATAATTAGTGAGAAGAAAGCATGG GAAATGACTTATCTTAGAGAAGGAACTCTCCTACAAGGAAGTGTTCGCAAAATTTTTCCATATGGTGCACAAGTTAGGATTGCTGGGACAAACAGAAG TGGATTATTGCACATATCAAACATTAGTAGAGGTCGTGTTTTGTCAGTAAACGGCGTCCTAAAGATAGATGACGAGGTAAAAGTTCTCGTGATCAAGTCAAATGTCCCAGACAAAATCGCACTGAG CATAGCGGACCTTGAGAGTGCACCTGGTTTATTTCTTTCAGACAGAGAG AAAGTGTTCTCAGAAGCTGAGGAAATGGCGAAGAGATACAGGGAGCAACTTCCAGTTATATCTCAGAACACCATGTTAGATGATAGCCTTCCAGGAGAAACGCTACCATTTGATGACGAAGCTAAACTGTACGCGAACTGGAAATGGTTCAAATTTCTGCATCATAACAAACCTGGTGACAACAGCAGCAGGGATCTGCCATAG
- the LOC120707239 gene encoding protein PIGMENT DEFECTIVE 338, chloroplastic-like isoform X1: MPPPSPSPAPPCRGLLPPLSKPQPMLAVAAKSLASRQAKVKARARAQPVALARSTSIDDALAAGFVSLLNASPGLDSDAAGAESRLYDPEPGDFAVGVVVSGTEARLDVAVGADHLATLLAKELLPLDRGGGGFAARAASPRPGSVGVVASPAVDEEATRKHNRGSRALVAPGTVVFAEVLGRTLSGRPLLSARRLFRRLAWHRARQIMQLDEPIEVKIYEWNTGGLLTRIEGLRAFLPKVELMDRIGTFTDLKNKVGCSIRVCIARLDEETNDLIISEKKAWEMTYLREGTLLQGSVRKIFPYGAQVRIAGTNRSGLLHISNISRGRVLSVNGVLKIDDEVKVLVIKSNVPDKIALSIADLESAPGLFLSDREKVFSEAEEMAKRYREQLPVISQNTMLDDSLPGETLPFDDEAKLYANWKWFKFLHHNKPGDNSSRDLP; this comes from the exons atgccgccgccgtcgccgtcgccggcgccgccgtgtcGGGGCCTCCTCCCGCCCCTCTCTAAGCCGCAGCCCATGCTAGCCGTTGCCGCCAAATCCTTAGCCTCGAGGCAGGCCAAGGTCAAGGCCCGAGCGCGAGCTCAGCCGGTCGCGCTCGCCAGGTCCACGAGCATCGAcgacgcgctcgccgccggcttcGTCAGCCTCCTGAATGCCAGCCCCGGGCTGGACTCGGATGCCGCCGGCGCAGAGTCCAGGCTGTACGACCCCGAGCCGGGGGATTTCGCGGTCGGGGTCGTGGTCTCCGGCACCGAGGCGCGCCTCGACGTCGCGGTCGGCGCCGACCACCTCGCCACGCTGCTCGCCAAAGAGCTCCTCCCGCTCgaccgcggtggcggtggcttcGCGGCACGAGCGGCCTCGCCTCGGCCAGGGAGCGTGGGGGTCGTGGCGAGCCCCGCCGTGGACGAGGAGGCGACCAGGAAGCATAATCGCGGGAGCAGGGCACTGGTGGCGCCCGGCACGGTGGTGTTCGCGGAGGTGCTCGGCCGGACGCTCAGTGGGCGGCCGCTGCTGTCGGCGCGACGGCTCTTCCGACGCCTCGCGTGGCACCGCGCCAG ACAGATTATGCAACTCGATGAGCCAATTGAGGTTAAAATTTACGAGTGGAACACCGGGGGTCTACTGACAAGAATCGAG GGGCTGAGAGCATTCCTTCCTAAAGTTGAGCTTATGGACAGGATAGGTACATTTACAGACTTGAAAAACAAA GTTGGCTGCAGCATTCGTGTGTGCATTGCAAGGCTCGATGAAGAAACTAATGACCTGATAATTAGTGAGAAGAAAGCATGG GAAATGACTTATCTTAGAGAAGGAACTCTCCTACAAGGAAGTGTTCGCAAAATTTTTCCATATGGTGCACAAGTTAGGATTGCTGGGACAAACAGAAG TGGATTATTGCACATATCAAACATTAGTAGAGGTCGTGTTTTGTCAGTAAACGGCGTCCTAAAGATAGATGACGAGGTAAAAGTTCTCGTGATCAAGTCAAATGTCCCAGACAAAATCGCACTGAG CATAGCGGACCTTGAGAGTGCACCTGGTTTATTTCTTTCAGACAGAGAG AAAGTGTTCTCAGAAGCTGAGGAAATGGCGAAGAGATACAGGGAGCAACTTCCAGTTATATCTCAGAACACCATGTTAGATGATAGCCTTCCAGGAGAAACGCTACCATTTGATGACGAAGCTAAACTGTACGCGAACTGGAAATGGTTCAAATTTCTGCATCATAACAAACCTGGTGACAACAGCAGCAGGGATCTGCCATAG
- the LOC120707242 gene encoding uncharacterized protein LOC120707242 has product MGYLWRARLSSFAAGAAAASAAGFVLLYKDQLLARATIARQVEEIKETSEKHYEALNKRISALESRKESGAIEGASD; this is encoded by the exons ATGGGGTACCTCTGGCGGGCGCGACTGTCGTCGTTCGCGgctggcgccgcggcggcgtcggcggccggtTTCGTCCTCCTCTACAAAGACCAGCTCCTCGCCCGCGCCACAATCGCCCGGCAG GTGGAGGAAATTAAGGAGACTTCTGAAAAGCATTATGAAGCCCTAAATAAGAGGATATCAGCACTGGAAAGCAGAAAAGAATCAGGAGCTATTGAAGGGGCATCTGATTAG
- the LOC120707241 gene encoding putative methyltransferase DDB_G0268948 produces MAGLFTKQAAVYAAARPAYPKDLFTKLASLTAHHRLAWDVGTGNGQAAIGVAEHYDSVLATDVSAEQLLRAVAHPKVQYLHTPDAMPGEDLVTTLGGEGSVDLITVAEAVHWFDLPAFYGVARRVLRRPGGVIAVWGYNYRISPVEDMMARFFNTTLPYWDPRARYCTEGYRDLPFPFDDIGLGREGEPASLDMEHEMSFEGLVGMLRSWSAVATAKQQGVDLLGERVVKELEEEWGGASLVRKVTFKAFLLAGTPRADD; encoded by the exons ATGGCTGGGCTGTTCACCAAGCAGGCTGCTGTATATGCTGCAGCGCGGCCAGCCTACCCGAAGGATCTTTTCACAAAGCTTGCATCCCTCACTGCTCACCATCGCCTTGCCTGGGATGTCGGCACTGGGAATGGCCAGGCAGCCATCGGT GTCGCTGAGCACTACGACAGCGTGCTGGCCACGGATGTGAGCGCGGAACAGCTACTACGTGCTGTAGCACACCCAAAGGTCCAGTACCTCCACACCCCCGATGCCATGCCTGGGGAGGACCTCGTCACGAcgctcggcggcgagggcagTGTTGACCTCATCACGGTGGCTGAGGCCGTGCACTGGTTCGACCTCCCGGCGTTCTACGGTGTCGCCCGCCGCGTCCTGCGGAGGCCCGGTGGGGTCATTGCGGTCTGGGGCTACAACTACCGCATCAGCCCCGTGGAGGACATGATGGCGCGCTTCTTCAACACCACCCTGCCTTACTGGGACCCCCGAGCTCG GTATTGCACTGAAGGATACCGGGACCTGCCGTTCCCCTTCGACGACATCGGCCTCGGTAGGGAAGGCGAGCCGGCGAGCCTTGACATGGAGCACGAGATGTCGTTCGAGGGCCTGGTAGGCATGCTGCGTTCGTggtcggcggtggcgacggcgaaGCAGCAGGGCGTGGACCTGTTGGGGGAGCGCGTGGtgaaggagctggaggaggagtggGGAGGGGCGTCGCTGGTGCGGAAGGTGACCTTCAAGGCCTTCCTGCTGGCAGGCACCCCCAGGGCCGATGATTGA
- the LOC120707243 gene encoding single myb histone 1-like, which translates to MGAPKQRWTPEEEAALKAGVAKHGPGKWRTILRDPDFSTLLRLRSNVDLKDKWRNLSVTAGGYGSREKARMALKKGRRVVPKLTAEPMDVDANGLDNVHDAVIDAEPLAMSVEPLALEGSPEKSVARLDDLILEAIKKLKEPSGSNKAAIAAYIEEQYWLPADFQRLLSTKLKALVNSGKLMKVNQKYRIAPSSPSLGGISTKVYSAEEMNGDNNAKQLTKPQVDAELEKMKGMAKEEAAAFAAKAVAEAEVAIAEAEEAARIAELAENDAETAKAFLEAVTLSMRDRNAASMMLRAC; encoded by the exons ATGGGGGCGCCGAAGCAGCGCTggacgccggaggaggaggccgcgctcAAGGCCGGCGTCGCCAAGCACGGGCCCGGCAAGTGGCGCACCATCCTCAGGGACCCGGACTTCAGCACGCTCCTGCGCCTCCGCTCCAATGTTGACCTCAAG GACAAGTGGCGCAACTTGAGTGTCACCGCGGGAGGTTATGGGTCTAGGGAGAAGGCGAGAATGGCGTTGAAGAAAGGCAGGCGTGTGGTGCCTAAGCTTACTGCTGAGCCAATGGATGTGGATGCCAATGGTTTGGACAATGTTCATGATGCGGTCATCGATGCTGAGCCATTGGCAATGTCTGTGGAGCCCTTGGCACTCGAGGGAAGTCCGGAAAAATCAGTTGCTAG GCTTGATGACCTCATATTAGAAGCTATAAAGAAGCTTAAGGAGCCTTCTGGGTCCAATAAGGCAGCCATTGCTGCATATATTGAG GAGCAATACTGGCTACCTGCTGATTTTCAACGGCTTCTGTCTACGAAATTGAAGGCATTGGTTAATTCAGGAAAATTGATGAAG GTAAACCAAAAGTACAGAATTGCACCAAGCTCACCTTCCTTGGGTGGAATAAGCACCAAGGTGTACTCTGCTGAAGAGATGAATGGAGATAATAATGCTAAACAGCTAACTAAGCCTCAAGTGGATGCTGAACTggagaagatgaaaggcatgGCTAAGGAAGAGGCAGCTGCCTTTGCTGCCAAGGCAGTTGCTGAGGCAGAAGTAGCGATCGCAGAAGCTGAGGAAGCAGCAAGGATTGCGGAGCTTGCAGAAAATGATGCTGAAACTGCCAAAGCTTTTCTTGAAGCTGTCACTTTGTCTATGAGGGACAGAAATGCTGCTTCCATG ATGCTTCGAGCTTGCTGA
- the LOC120707244 gene encoding pentatricopeptide repeat-containing protein At3g29230-like, with protein MASRTLVRAVQDLPHRSRLALRTIEVAEAGRAGQAERALDLFEAMPVKNQVAWNAALAALVDAGRTDWALSFFREMPRRNATSYTTMIGGLSRAGGAAAGERVLLEELPLDQHNVFTWTAMISCHVRNGEPGKAVELFVAFYGEFFARGMLPNAHTFSSLLKACLGVRSLAMALQLHAVIVKLVGEGSRHCFVWNALIDAHAKLGALSDAEKVFYWMQNRDICSWNIMMDGYSWHKLVDKALDLFRMTREKDTFTWNIIISCLGENHHGEGALRLFIDLVRLDGHCGGNAKLNASTYTTVLHICSVLTLLAFGRQVHARTVKDGIGQSNVSVSNSLLSMYRSCGAMLDLEQVFEEMTVRDIISWNSVIQGLGQNGLGRQALAFAERALELKMYNSNTFIAILTSCSHSGLVTEGLGYFDSMAEKHGVEPTLHHYISVIDLLGRAGRLEEAYDLLRKMPFAPNAVAWRTLLHSCLVHMMRLWRQQHG; from the coding sequence ATGGCGTCGCGGACGCTTGTTAGGGCTGTCCAAGATCTGCCGCACCGTTCTCGCCTGGCATTGAGGACAATCGAGGTTGCAGAGGCGGGCAGAGCCGGACAGGCCGAGAGGGCCCTCGACCTGTTCGAGGCAATGCCCGTGAAGAATCAGGTAGCCTGGAACGCGGCGCTGGCCGCGCTCGTCGACGCCGGCCGCACCGACTGGGCGCTCTCCTTCTTCCGGGAGATGCCCAGGAGGAACGCCACCTCGTACACCACCATGATCGGGGGCCTCTCCCGCGCCGGTGGAGCTGCCGCCGGGGAGCGGGTTCTCTTAGAGGAGCTCCCGCTCGATCAGCACAACGTCTTCACCTGGACGGCCATGATCTCGTGCCACGTCCGGAACGGCGAGCCTGGTAAGGCGGTGGAGCTCTTCGTGGCTTTCTATGGCGAGTTCTTTGCGCGCGGGATGCTGCCCAACGCGCACACGTTCAGCTCACTGCTCAAGGCCTGTTTGGGTGTCCGGTCGCTGGCCATGGCGTTGCAGCTCCATGCTGTCATCGTCAAGCTGGTGGGCGAGGGGAGCAGACATTGTTTCGTGTGGAATGCCTTGATTGATGCCCACGCAAAGCTGGGCGCACTGTCAGATGCTGAGAAGGTGTTCTACTGGATGCAAAACAGGGACATCTGCTCTTGGAACATCATGATGGATGGATATTCCTGGCATAAGCTCGTCGACAAGGCTCTTGATCTCTTCAGGATGACAAGGGAAAAGGATACCTTCACATGGAACATCATAATATCCTGCTTGGGGGAGAACCACCATGGAGAAGGTGCGCTCCGCCTCTTCATCGATCTGGTCAGATTGGATGGCCACTGCGGTGGCAATGCCAAGCTGAACGCGTCAACATACACGACAGTCCTGCACATTTGCTCAGTGCTGACGCTGCTTGCGTTTGGGAGGCAAGTCCATGCACGCACTGTCAAGGACGGGATTGGTCAGAGCAACGTCTCCGTCAGCAATTCTCTGCTCAGCATGTACAGAAGCTGCGGCGCCATGCTTGATCTGGAGCAGGTGTTTGAAGAAATGACGGTCAGGGACATCATATCATGGAACTCTGTGATACAGGGGCTTGGCCAGAACGGTCTTGGGAGGCAAGCCCTGGCGTTTGCGGAGCGTGCACTGGAACTCAAGATGTACAACAGCAACACCTTCATCGCCATCCTGACATCCTGCAGCCACTCGGGGCTAGTCACTGAGGGGCTGGGTTACTTTGACAGCATGGCCGAGAAACATGGGGTGGAACCGACGCTTCACCACTACATCAGTGTTATCGATCTCCTCGGCCGTGCAGGGAGGCTTGAAGAGGCGTACGACCTGCTCCGGAAGATGCCGTTCGCACCAAATGCTGTGGCGTGGCGTACTCTTCTACATTCTTGTCTAGTCCACATGATGCGGCTGTGGAGGCAGCAGCATGGCTGA
- the LOC120707245 gene encoding uncharacterized protein LOC120707245 has protein sequence MTRKRKTEAAPRLDEADRTLYSTFCGAANSLSQLYTQAMAQQKLSFQAGERHAYEKLYQWILRKHEEESRLTVADIMSHIQHEMDYGGTDAHVSPRVHQHPQIANPFTNSVVPSATGLYGQTAAGFAPRPSLSDQSKNTIFSNALSSPVRRSLQNYHLAQGAGNGGRNAEPNSAGANRETNSASSNDTSMDMVSDSAGNEFYQ, from the exons atgacccGGAAGAGGAAGACGGAGGCCGCGCCTCGCCTGGACGAGGCCGACCGCACGCTCTACTCCACCTTCTGCGGCGCCGCCAACTCCCTCTCCCAGCTCTACACCCAGGCCATGGCCCAGCAGAAGCTCTCCTTCCAGGCCGGCGAGCGCCATGCCTAC GAAAAGCTCTACCAGTGGATCTTGAGGAAGCATGAGGAAGAGTCAAGGCTCACAGTAGCTGATATAATGTCTCATATTCAG CATGAGATGGACTACGGAGGTACTGATGCACATGTCTCCCCAAGAGTGCATCAGCATCCTCAGATTGCAAATCCATTCACAAATTCAGTTGTTCCATCTGCAACTGGTTTATATGGGCAGACGGCAGCTGGATTTGCTCCTAGACCCAGCCTCAGTGACCAGTCAAAGAATACAATATTTTCTAATGCCCTATCGAGCCCGGTGCGCAGGAGTCTCCAGAACTATCATTTGGCTCAAGGTGCTGGCAATGGAGGCCGGAACGCAGAACCAAACTCAGCAGGGGCAAATAGGGAGACCAACTCTGCAAGCTCCAATGACACTTCAATGGACATGGTTTCAGATAGCGCTGGGAATGAATTCTACCAGTGA